The nucleotide sequence GGCTTGGCAGGCTTGAGTTTGCGCACGAGGTTCTGGATGTTGCGGAAGCCGTAATATCTGCCGGCCTTGAATAGAACTTCATTAGACCCACCCGCATGCACGGCATATTCGACAACGTCTATGTTCCTGCCACGCGTGGTCTCGAGGCGAGAGCCAGGGTTCCGCGCTAGCACATCTTGCAAAATAAAATGGAGATTCCCTCCCGACGTCCCAGCAGCACGGGAAGGCCTGTGTCTTTGGCGTGGCGGGAAAAGGAAGTGGTGGATTTTGTTGTCGGGAAATTGCTCCTGCTTCAATGCAGGTGACAttggaaggttgaaaaagtcGATTCCACGCGATTCGGTGAGCATAAAGACCTCCTTGCTGGTAATGACGCAGTCGACATCGCGCGTGCCCCTGCCGGGGTTACCATCTCCAGCCCAGACCGAGTCCGTAAGCTCCTCGCGACTTGCCTCGAGCTTCTTGTCGAAGCACGGCATGAGAGCCAAATGCCATATACGGTCAGCGGGGACCCCAAGAGTGCGGCTCAGCGTCGTCTTGAGCAAGGTTCCCACCAAAGCCTGTGGAGACTTGACGCGCGATAGATGCGGAAGCACGTAAGGGTGTGTCTTTTCGGCATAGCAGACCCAACCGGGACACGAGGAAGTCAGGATTGGTTTCTTGGGCGTAGTGGATGAAGCAGCGTCCAGCACTTCGTCCGAGCCAAGAACAAGGCAAGCCTCCCTTGCTGCATTTGTGTCGACAACCCAAGCGAACTTGTTCCCCCACTTTCCACCGGCCGAGAGACCTTCTGGGCCCATTAGAAGCCTGTCGAGCATGCGCCCAGCCTGCCGCTCAGTCACCCCAGGACCGCTAGCGGCCGCAAGGCTTGCCCTGGTCTGTGGCGAAACGCTCGCGACGAACAGCCGACGCGCCGGGTCTTCCAACCCTTCTACGGAGAACTGGCCCGTGGATTCATCACGAACAACCTGCAGCGCGGGCGCCGAGTCCAGGACACTCAGCAGCTCCGAGTGGCTCTGCAGGCTGACCAGCACAGCCTCGGCAGACGTGACGCAGCCTGAACAGGCGAGGCAGTCGGTCAGGGATATTTGCGCCGGTCCTGCGGCCGCCGAAGAGGAGCCATTCTGTTGGCCGTCGAGGATGACTTCGTGCTCGAGCGAGGGGTCGGttggggcggcggcgggcaggGTCTCGACGGGCTTGATGCACGCAACGCCGGGGCTAATGAAGTCGTTGAGGTCGTCAACGGACAGGATGGCGCTCATCGTGGCGGCAGATCAGGAGGGGCTGCGGCGCCGAGGGCCGTGGTTGCAAGTCCGACAGTTGGACGCCTTCGGTGGTTGGAGGGAGGCGAAGTGGGGTGTGGGGGTGTCGTTGGAATGGTATCAAGATCGCATCGATGTCAGGCGAATGATTTGATACTTGCGGACTATTTGAATATTGTTGATATCAGAACCGAGACCAGGACTAACTTGTCAGCTCTTTTTCAAAGCAGTAGAATGATTGTGAAGTTAAGACGAGAAAATAGTTCAGGAGGGCAGAGAGTCCATCTTTGTCATGAGTGGCACAACGTTTCTCCTCGTCGCGACAGTTCTTTTTCGATGCGACATCGGCCATCCAGTGGCGGGACCCCCAAAATGAGCTGGAGTGGGGTGCGCTTAGGACGTGGCCTTTGGCCTATCAGAAGTGTTGGATTAGCGCACTTGCAGCTATCGGGCCGTAGGGCCAGGGACCCCTACGACAGTGCTTCAATTACTCTAGCCAATGACGTACATAACATGCAATTCGTTGACGACAATAACCAGACCTCATTCAACGTCGGACTTGTCCTCCGCGAATTTATACAACGTAATTACTGAAGTTTTGCTGGTTATAGTCTCGCTACAACCATCATAGATACCATCGATCAGCCTCAGCAGAGATGGAAGTATGTGCTGTACTCATTTCGGTGGATCATAACCTTGGGACCTGTATTGCAGCGACCTCGATGTTCAATATCTAATGTCCTTTAATCAACAGGCAATATCAGCATACAGTCTTGCAACCTGTGCCTGGCTGGGGGCGCAGGCTTTCCCCATGCTCCTCACCCCAGGCTTCGTCAATTCCATGCTGGTTGAGGGCTATGAGCCAGCGAGCTGTAGGAGCCCCCTCTCCTCCCGCCCTTGGCTTCTCCAGCGAGCACAGTACCCTGATACTATGAAAGACAAACTCGGCACGCAGCTAACCATAAACCCACCCATCCATCCTTTGGCCCTCCCCCAAAACAGCAGTCGAGATCTACACCCTCCGTCACCTAGGCCTAGCCCAGCTGGCGCTGAGCCTCCTCTCCCTCGCCCTGTCGGGCGTCCTCCCTCTCGCGCCCGCAGCCTCCGCCGACGATTCCATCTCACCCTACGCCGACGCCGCAGTCCTCCTGACGGCGCTGTACCACGCCGCCAACGCGTTCCACAGCTGGGCGCGGTGGGGCGCGACGGGCGGCTCCGCGGCCTACGGCCTCGGGTTCGTGGGCAGCGGCGTCCTGGCCGCCTTTGGGCTGTGGTGCCTAATGTTTGCGGGCGACAAGGGCAGGATCAGCAAGAGGACGGGCGCGGACAAGAGGACCAGTGGGTTTCCGTTTCGGAATGTGGAGGCTGATAAGAggaaggtaaggtagggttGGGTTTGTGTTTTGGCAGGGCATGGGATGCACTTGGGGGCGGTTGTGGGATTGAAGTAATGCTTCTGCGATTTTTCGGTAGGCCAGCCGTCTTGGTTGTCTAGATATCTTACTAGTATAGTAAAGGCAGGCGCGATCATGTTTCTGAGCAGTGCTTCAGTATGTTGGACGCAGTATAACCATTTTTAGAAAATCGTAGTCTATGGGCCATTCGGTATGGCTTATATCTAATCATGGTATTACAAGGCCTCCTGACAACCATCTATCAGGCAGACCCAGACATTTTTTTGGGCTATTTGTAGCAGCGGTATTCACCGATGAAAAAAATGAGACTGCGCCTGTCATGCCTTCTAGCGTGGTTTGTAGTCTTTGTGTCATTTGTAGATCAACGGGCTGTGAAAATAATATCAGGCTGCTACCATGTCACCTGCATTCTGAACGGAAGCTGAGAGTGAAATAAAGAATAGCAAACACCACACGGCTCATGCCCAAAAAGTAACGACAAGTCAAAACATTGTTATTCTTActcctttgtttgcttcAGAAAGCCGTGGAAGTCATTCACATGGGAACAAACCACAAAAAGCTCACCAGGCAGCCCGTAGGGTACCTGGCTACGAAAACCCCCTTGGGGTTTTACTTCGTGGCAAGGCCCGGGGTCGAACCCCGGTCCTTGCGTTGGAAGGGCGTAAGGGGACGAGTCCCCTACGAGCTTCCAACTGCACCACGGGGGCAGGGAACGGATCCCAGCACCCCCGTGGCGCGGTGAAAGCTGGCCTCTCCTGGGCCCTTAAATAGCCTGTGTGCCTGCTGTTCGCTTTCTGGTCCTGTGGCAGGTTTGGAAGGGGTGTCTGCGTTTGTCGAGGCCCCGTCACATACACTTCGCATTGTGTGATGTCCGTTAGGGTGAGGAGGAGATATCGCATCTTGTATCTGGATGTCTTGATATTTTATATTCTTGCCCAGCGTTTCGAAGCGGAGATGGCCAAGCCTGTAGCAGACAGATATCTTGAACTTGGATGTATGCGATATATCCCGCTGCCAAGGTGTTTGGGACGTTGACGAGCGAGACGCGGTGACACTGCCTTCCCATTTTGTATCTGCCCATTTTCCAGCTGCCCTCCCGACTCTTGTGCCCACTGTCTCCGATTTATACCACCATAAAATTGAATGAGAAAGTGACGTATCGGAAAGGAAGCTCTGTTTTGTACGAGATGGGCAAGCCGTTTGCAAACCCATCCAGAGTATTATGAGCGATTCTACGCATATAGCGTCTGTGGTTTTCTTTCATCTCAGCGTCGCTACGTGGGGCCTTTTCGACCTGATTTCTTCCAACAGTCAAAGATTTATAACGGGCTTGTTTGAGAAACTGCTTGCCTACCAGTGCCAGAGTAGCCTGCAGTGAAATATAGAAAAGACATCCACGGGCATACTCGGCTCTCGGACAAGCTCATAGTTATTTGCCCAACTACAGACTCACTGACTGACTAAACTTGCACTATAATAATGTGCATCTCAAAAGGGTAAAACCGGGCAATCGCGGAAGTGCACTCACCGGTATTTGCTGATAGTCCACACCGGTGAGGCAGATTCGGGCAATCCCTTTCGAAATACCGGACGACCGAGCTGACGACAGACACTGCGGTATAGGTACCAAGGCTACTGGTTTCTGCTGACACTGACAGCTTCGCCTCGCGCTACCCGTCCCGTATAGCTTATTGCCACTTGGTGGTCCGTGTTTCACCTTGTTCTGCAAGTTCTAGAGCTCCATAGATCTCCGAGGGAACATTGAAGTGCATATACCTAGTGGCACTGATTGAAGCGATGCTATGTGGACGGCGCCCGAACCTGCCGACATCGTTGTCCCTGTGTGCTGCTGTCGAGAACACCCACACCCACATACTTTGTAACAAATCTGCCTCACCAGGGCTAGTGATAGCTCAGCTGACGAGTAGAGCCACAAACTTGATGTATAGAGACCCAGATTCCCATCATGGTGCGTCGTGCGTGGCCAGCATTAAAGCCCAACCGAAAATTCCAAAATGCACGCTCCATACAAGCCGACTTGGCTCTATGTAAGCAAAAGTTGATGTGAAATGATAGAGCCTGGGATGTGTATTTTACCATTTATTCAGTCTTTTCCTCATTTATCTTGCTCCGCCATACCGCTTGGCATACAACCAACAGGAGATTACCGCGGCACGCGCGGCTGCTGTGGGTTGCGGCGTGCAATCAGGAATACATGACGGGACGGGCTCGAGATGTCGGGAACAAAACACGCAGGGGTTCCCAAgggagagggagagagagaaaatatACAGAGGTTTCCCTCGGAGACTCGGACAGGACGATGTCCGGacaaaaggccaagaagggaGGCGCAGGTCTTCCGCGGGCCTTTTGTAGAGAATGTACGTGTTGGCAAGCCTTCGCCAACGCCTAGAGGGTTGCACTGgcattttatttttggaagTCTTGCAAAATAACGTTTGCAAGGAGTTTATATCATTGCGTCTGGGGTTGCATCTGGTGGAAAACATATTTTTCTACGTTTCCTTTTGGGTGTCATTTCTCCAAGGTTTCGCGTACGGGGCAGGCCTGGAAGGGCT is from Pyricularia oryzae 70-15 chromosome 2, whole genome shotgun sequence and encodes:
- a CDS encoding cytosolic Fe-S cluster assembly factor nar-1, with amino-acid sequence MSAILSVDDLNDFISPGVACIKPVETLPAAAPTDPSLEHEVILDGQQNGSSSAAAGPAQISLTDCLACSGCVTSAEAVLVSLQSHSELLSVLDSAPALQVVRDESTGQFSVEGLEDPARRLFVASVSPQTRASLAAASGPGVTERQAGRMLDRLLMGPEGLSAGGKWGNKFAWVVDTNAAREACLVLGSDEVLDAASSTTPKKPILTSSCPGWVCYAEKTHPYVLPHLSRVKSPQALVGTLLKTTLSRTLGVPADRIWHLALMPCFDKKLEASREELTDSVWAGDGNPGRGTRDVDCVITSKEVFMLTESRGIDFFNLPMSPALKQEQFPDNKIHHFLFPPRQRHRPSRAAGTSGGNLHFILQDVLARNPGSRLETTRGRNIDVVEYAVHAGGSNEVLFKAGRYYGFRNIQNLVRKLKPAKPSRMPGGKPFGSARRVPTGRAGAAGAATVENTYVEVMACPGGCTNGGGQVKADDQIIVDRRGYTTKPGPQEQKELLRDVDEAYFSGEDSASDQEDSEAGGSDDYRNGEPVFTDLVDGISPSYIRDVLAHWATLSGISQDVLVYTSFREVISDVGKGGNALTDSERVVQLAGKIGGGW